GCAAGTCCTGTTATCCCTAAAGTCTTTCCTATAAAATAAATTGCTAAAGGATAAATAATAAGTTTAAAAATAATTGCTAAAATTAGTTCTAATTTTGCTTCTTTTATATGTGACAAATGAAGTCCAACCCCTACAGATAAAAGACCTAAAGGAAGTGCTGCTGAACTTAAAATACCAAGGGTTTTTTCTATTGGAGTAAAAAGAGTTATTCCAAAGAAGTTTAATAAACCACCAACAACACAACCAACAATAAGTGGATTTTTTATAATTGAAAGAATAAACGACTTTACAGTTATTTTATTACTTGCTGCATAAATTGAAAAAATAGAAATACAAAAGATATTTATAAGAGGAATCATAAAGGTCATTAAAAGTGCAGCTAAAACTAATCCACTATCACCATAAATAGCATCAACAAGAGCTAAAAAAACATAGGTATTAAATCTAATGGCACCTTGATAAATTGAAGTAAAAGAATCCCCTTTAAACTTCTTTACAAAACGATTAAATATCATAAGAATAAGCGTTAAAATAAGCATTGTTAAAAATGCACTTAGAATAAAATTAAAACCATCAATTCCTTCTAAAGAAGCAGTTGATAACTTATATATTAACAATGCTGGAAATAGAACATAATAAGTAAACTTGTCTGAACTTGCCCAAAATTCTTCATTTGGGAACTTTATTCGTTTAAAAAGATATCCTAAAATAATAAGGAAAAAAATTGGTAATAAGGCTTCAATTATATTTTGCATAAGTGATTATACACTTCTTTTGCTTTTTTACAAAAAATTTAAAGGTATTATTTTTTCAAGGGTTTATTATGCCCTTGAAAGTTTATCTAACTGCTGAATCATATTTTTAGCAGTTTCTTCATTTAATGGTTTATCATAACTTGTTAAAATCTCTCTAGCTAAAATATTTGCACCTAAGTGTTGAAATTGAATTCTCATAGCTTGAAGACCTTTTTGACCTCCACCCCCAGAGTGAGTTGCTAAACCTACAACTTTTTCATTAAATGCATCTCTCCAATCTTTTGTAGTTCTTGAAGTCCAAGCCATAGCATTGTTTAATACAGGAGGCATAACTCCATTATATTCAGGAGCAACAACTATAAATGTTTTTAAAGTTAATATCTTACCTGCTAATTCTTTTGCAGCTTCAGGAAGTCCATTTTTTTCTTCTTCAACTGTACTATATAAAGGTAAGTCTAAATCTACTAAATTTATAACTTCAGATTCAACACCCACTTCTTTAGCAAGCTCTTGTAGTCTTTGCCCTAATTTTAGGTTATTGTTTGCACTTGCAACTAAGATTCCTATTTTTGACATAAATCATCCTTCAAATGTAATATTAATTTTTCCTTGCATTTTATTCTCTTTTGATAAAAAAAGACTAAATTTTTAAAAATAAATATTTTCCTTTAATTATTCTCACAACTTAATTCAACCTGTTTTATCACTAAAGCTAAAGCTTCTACTGCATTGTCTGGTGGATATTTATATTTTTTAAGAAGTCTTTTTACTTCTCTTCTCATTCTAGCTCTTGTGTTTTCTTTGTATTGCCAATCTATTGTTTTAGAATTTTGTATTGTTTTTGTAAGTTCTACTGCTAACTCTTTTAAGACACTTTCATCCATAGCTTCTTTTACTGTATCAAACTTTGTCAATGCATCATAAAAAGACTTCTCTTCATCTGTTAGACCTAGTTCATTTCCTTTTAGAAAATCTTCCATCATATCTTTTGACATTTTTAAAAGTTCATCTATCACTTCTGCATTTGTAAGAGCTTTGTTATTGTATTTGTTCATCACTTCATTCATCAAAAATGAAAACTTTTCACTTTGAACTAAATTTGTTTTTTCATAAGCTTTTATCTTATTTGATAATAATCTTTTTAAAAGTTCTAGGGCTATATTTTTTCTTTTCATTGAAGATATCTCTTTTAGAAACTCTTCATTAAAAATATCTAACTCATTTTGTTTGATACCTAAGATATCATTTAGCTCCAATATAGAATCTTTTTGTATAGAGTCTTTTACTAAACTTAGAACTCTTTGGTTTATCTCTTTTAGATTAAACTCTTTCCCCTCTAGCTTATTTAAAGCACTTTTTACTGCTTTAAAATAAGCAATCTCTAGTTTCATATCATCATCAAGCATTGAGTTACAAAGTGTTTGGGCCGCACTTAATTCACTTACTTTTTTATTAAACTCTTTTTTTATATTTTCTTCACCATAGCTTTCTATTAAAACATGTTCTACTCCATCTCCAATAAGAGTTAATCTATCTTTATCACTTCCTGTTTTAAATCCATTATAATCAAAAGCAGAAAAAAGTTTTCTCAAGAAAGTCAGAGCATCTTCTAGCTTATGAAAAGCCGCATCAAGGTTTAGTTCAACTTTATCTATATCTCTTCTTGTATATGTTTGTAAAGCCTCTTTTAGTGAGCCCATAATTCCTATATAGTCAACTACAAGTCCACCTACTTTGTCTTTAAAGACTCTATTTACTCTAGCTATAGCTTGCATTAGATTGTGTGATTTCATAGGTTTATCAATATACATTGTACTCATAGAGGGCACATCAAAACCTGTAAGCCACATATCCACGACAATCACTATTTTTAATTCATCATTTATATCTTTAATTCTTTTTGCTAAATAAACCCTATCCTCTTTTGTGGTTTCATATTTTTTTAAAAGTTCATCA
The Arcobacter sp. CECT 8983 genome window above contains:
- a CDS encoding AEC family transporter → MQNIIEALLPIFFLIILGYLFKRIKFPNEEFWASSDKFTYYVLFPALLIYKLSTASLEGIDGFNFILSAFLTMLILTLILMIFNRFVKKFKGDSFTSIYQGAIRFNTYVFLALVDAIYGDSGLVLAALLMTFMIPLINIFCISIFSIYAASNKITVKSFILSIIKNPLIVGCVVGGLLNFFGITLFTPIEKTLGILSSAALPLGLLSVGVGLHLSHIKEAKLELILAIIFKLIIYPLAIYFIGKTLGITGLALLVLVVFGSMPTASSAYILARQLGGDLKLMSAVITMQTLLSILSISVILMLIQNQF
- a CDS encoding NADPH-dependent FMN reductase, yielding MSKIGILVASANNNLKLGQRLQELAKEVGVESEVINLVDLDLPLYSTVEEEKNGLPEAAKELAGKILTLKTFIVVAPEYNGVMPPVLNNAMAWTSRTTKDWRDAFNEKVVGLATHSGGGGQKGLQAMRIQFQHLGANILAREILTSYDKPLNEETAKNMIQQLDKLSRA